In a single window of the Caproicibacterium sp. BJN0003 genome:
- a CDS encoding metal ABC transporter substrate-binding protein, with protein sequence MSKKIVALLLSLLIVPALSACGSTNNSTAGSNISSSVANQASTTKSEKVKVSVTFNAMKEFTEAVGKDRVDVSTIIPDGTEPHDFEPKAQDLAGLSSAQVFVYNGFGMESWADQAVKAADNKNLVAVEASKGATPIQNTDADEIKEHGQYDPHIWISLKGAEIEAANIRDGLIKADPASADYFKQNCDDFVSQLESLYSEYNTKFQAAQNKSFVTGHAAFAYLCRDFGLEQNSVEDVFAEGEPSAQKLAGLVDDCKKNHVKTIFVEDMVSPAVSQTLADQVGAKVEQIYTIESNEDEKTYLDRMKSNLSEIYDSLS encoded by the coding sequence ATGTCTAAAAAAATAGTTGCCTTATTATTAAGTTTGCTTATTGTTCCGGCTCTTTCGGCCTGTGGCAGTACAAACAACAGTACCGCTGGGAGCAACATTAGCAGCAGTGTTGCCAATCAGGCAAGCACAACGAAAAGTGAAAAAGTTAAAGTATCTGTGACGTTTAATGCAATGAAGGAATTCACTGAGGCTGTCGGTAAAGACAGAGTGGATGTTTCAACGATTATTCCGGATGGCACGGAACCACACGATTTTGAGCCGAAAGCACAGGACCTTGCCGGATTAAGTTCTGCACAAGTCTTTGTTTATAATGGTTTTGGCATGGAATCCTGGGCGGACCAGGCAGTTAAAGCAGCCGACAATAAAAATTTGGTTGCAGTTGAAGCTTCCAAGGGCGCGACACCGATTCAAAATACAGATGCTGATGAGATAAAAGAGCATGGACAATATGATCCTCATATTTGGATCAGTTTAAAAGGTGCTGAAATAGAGGCCGCAAATATTCGAGATGGATTAATAAAGGCAGATCCCGCATCTGCTGATTATTTTAAACAGAACTGTGATGATTTTGTTTCGCAGTTGGAAAGTTTGTATTCAGAATACAATACGAAATTTCAAGCTGCCCAAAACAAGAGCTTTGTGACCGGACATGCCGCTTTTGCTTATTTGTGCAGAGATTTTGGATTAGAGCAAAACAGCGTGGAAGACGTATTTGCAGAAGGAGAGCCAAGTGCGCAGAAGTTAGCGGGACTTGTAGATGACTGCAAAAAGAATCATGTAAAAACAATTTTTGTTGAAGATATGGTTAGTCCTGCTGTTTCTCAGACACTTGCTGATCAAGTTGGTGCAAAGGTTGAACAAATCTACACAATTGAGAGCAACGAAGATGAAAAAACCTATCTGGACCGCATGAAATCAAATCTGAGTGAAATTTATGATAGTTTATCCTAA
- a CDS encoding Acg family FMN-binding oxidoreductase, which yields MKQTYMEPWSKNYAEKYSDPRVRLAAAGLLAASNHNMQPWKIRLDESDPMVFYLYADSSRTTKEVDPYARQMMISQGTFLEYVAVAGEKEGYHADIALFPDGTYDESNLAESMDSNPVAKITLTKTQPQSSAIYDTLFLPDTNREAYQPGKLTDSQVSAIESLSSMSNVSIKLYQDQKDLSNIGNFALQSATIEAGVTRVMDESNAIFRANEYQKNEYRYGYSVEGQGTSGFMKNILQGLVTLFPSMNTGKSASQNFINSTKTSVEHTPAYAMIITTGNTRLEQVESGMTYSKLVLTGHTLDLAMQPLSQVLEEYPEMESPYTEFKEAYAPDGGTVQMLFRVGAATKSVPLSMRRDVQSLIKSN from the coding sequence ATGAAGCAAACATATATGGAACCTTGGTCAAAAAATTATGCCGAAAAGTATTCTGATCCAAGAGTACGTCTTGCGGCCGCCGGTTTGCTTGCAGCAAGCAATCATAATATGCAGCCCTGGAAAATCCGCCTCGACGAATCTGATCCTATGGTATTTTATCTTTACGCCGACAGCTCACGTACAACGAAAGAAGTCGATCCATATGCTCGGCAGATGATGATTTCACAGGGAACATTTCTAGAATATGTCGCTGTGGCGGGTGAAAAAGAAGGTTACCACGCGGATATCGCCCTTTTCCCAGACGGCACATACGACGAATCCAATCTTGCAGAAAGCATGGATTCAAATCCGGTTGCAAAGATTACACTTACAAAGACACAGCCCCAAAGCAGTGCGATTTATGACACCCTTTTTCTGCCGGATACCAACAGAGAAGCTTATCAGCCGGGAAAGCTAACTGATTCACAGGTCTCGGCTATCGAATCGCTTTCCTCTATGAGCAACGTTTCCATCAAACTGTATCAAGATCAGAAAGATCTCAGCAATATCGGCAATTTTGCCTTGCAAAGTGCAACAATTGAGGCAGGCGTCACCCGTGTAATGGATGAATCAAACGCCATTTTTCGGGCAAACGAATATCAGAAAAATGAATACCGTTACGGCTATTCAGTGGAGGGACAAGGCACTTCCGGCTTTATGAAAAATATTTTACAAGGACTGGTTACGCTCTTTCCATCCATGAACACGGGAAAATCCGCCTCTCAGAATTTTATTAACTCTACCAAAACATCCGTCGAACACACTCCCGCATACGCTATGATCATAACCACTGGAAATACTCGCCTCGAGCAAGTTGAAAGCGGAATGACTTACAGCAAGCTGGTACTGACTGGACACACACTAGACTTAGCGATGCAGCCTCTCAGCCAAGTGCTGGAAGAGTATCCCGAAATGGAATCTCCTTATACCGAATTTAAAGAGGCCTATGCACCGGATGGCGGTACCGTACAAATGCTCTTTCGCGTTGGTGCTGCTACCAAAAGTGTTCCACTAAGTATGCGACGTGACGTGCAAAGCCTTATAAAATCTAATTAA